One genomic region from Thalassotalea sp. PS06 encodes:
- a CDS encoding type II toxin-antitoxin system RatA family toxin produces the protein MPAINRSALVMYSAADMFKLINDIPSYPQFLPGCKDAKVLAEEGNSMTASLLVSKAGVEKWFTTKNDLVVNERVSMSLLDGPFKQLTGDWIITPLSDTACKVSLQLEYEFSSKLIELAIGKVFNTLTNNMVNAFTQRAKEVYS, from the coding sequence ATGCCTGCAATTAATCGAAGTGCGCTGGTAATGTATAGTGCCGCGGATATGTTTAAGTTGATTAACGATATCCCGTCCTATCCACAATTTTTACCCGGTTGTAAAGACGCTAAGGTATTGGCGGAAGAAGGCAATAGCATGACCGCATCTTTGTTGGTCTCCAAAGCTGGTGTCGAAAAGTGGTTCACAACTAAAAATGATCTTGTCGTTAATGAGCGGGTGAGTATGAGCTTGCTCGATGGGCCATTCAAACAATTAACCGGCGACTGGATCATCACGCCGTTAAGTGACACGGCCTGTAAAGTGTCATTGCAGTTAGAATATGAATTTTCCAGTAAACTTATCGAATTAGCGATAGGCAAAGTATTTAATACGCTCACCAATAATATGGTTAATGCATTTACACAACGCGCGAAAGAGGTTTATTCGTAA